The Apibacter raozihei genome contains a region encoding:
- a CDS encoding ketose-bisphosphate aldolase: protein MINYKNLGVINTRQMLSKALAGGYAVPGFNFSHLEQAQAIIQAIVETRSPLILQILKSDREYIGAKLVPNMVQGLVKYAMDLGLESPQIAMHLDHGDSFELCKNCIDDGFSSVMIDGSHLPFEKNIELTQKVTEYAHKYDVTVEGELGVIAGAEGYLNSKLSLYTEPDDVIDFVRRTGCDSLAISIGTAHGSFKFTAEQCVKNENGILEPPPLAFSVLEEIEKKLTGFPIVLHGSSTVPQEKVKLINKYGGKLNDAVGIPENQLKKASKQAVCKINIDSDSRLTMTATLREFFEQKPQEYDPRLYLAKAREDMKAVYIHLIKDVLGSANKL, encoded by the coding sequence TCAAAAGCTTTGGCAGGTGGCTATGCAGTTCCTGGATTTAATTTTTCCCATTTAGAGCAAGCTCAGGCAATCATTCAGGCGATTGTTGAAACCAGATCTCCGCTAATATTACAGATTTTAAAAAGTGATAGAGAATATATCGGTGCTAAATTAGTTCCCAACATGGTTCAGGGTCTGGTAAAATATGCAATGGATTTAGGGCTGGAATCACCTCAAATCGCAATGCATTTGGATCATGGAGACTCTTTCGAGTTATGTAAAAATTGTATAGATGATGGTTTTTCTTCAGTAATGATTGACGGTTCTCATTTACCTTTCGAAAAAAATATAGAGTTAACTCAAAAAGTTACGGAATATGCGCATAAATATGATGTAACGGTAGAAGGTGAATTAGGAGTAATAGCAGGAGCTGAAGGGTATTTAAATTCAAAACTTTCATTATACACAGAGCCGGATGATGTTATAGATTTTGTCAGAAGAACAGGTTGTGATTCATTAGCTATTTCTATAGGAACGGCTCACGGTTCGTTTAAATTTACTGCAGAGCAATGTGTCAAAAATGAAAACGGAATACTGGAACCTCCTCCATTAGCATTTTCAGTCTTAGAAGAGATTGAAAAAAAGCTGACCGGTTTTCCCATAGTACTTCATGGTTCATCCACAGTTCCGCAAGAAAAAGTAAAATTAATTAACAAATACGGAGGGAAACTAAACGATGCTGTGGGAATTCCGGAAAATCAACTTAAAAAAGCATCTAAACAAGCGGTTTGTAAAATAAACATAGATTCTGATAGTAGGTTAACAATGACGGCAACTTTACGAGAATTTTTTGAACAAAAGCCTCAGGAATACGATCCTAGATTATACTTGGCTAAAGCAAGAGAAGATATGAAAGC